From Anas acuta chromosome 20, bAnaAcu1.1, whole genome shotgun sequence, a single genomic window includes:
- the ODF2 gene encoding outer dense fiber protein 2 isoform X1 yields the protein MGEPRAAAARRRPRKCGGGGGGSGSYPWCCLQASAAPRSRGLYGSAARRLPAAGEDSLRRQRLGLADAAFGSSWFPSTIKNEVTSVSAQSTLSRGTKSLTITQKQKQKMRGNTVNARRTVRVKTKAPWMPPGKTSVLESTYKWEGPTHRLEITPPDSEKMLSVLRLSDLSTDEEDAVCCKMNEYEKKIDSLMNAVGTLKNEAKMHKKEHQQLMTKRLLEEQKEELNEVTQELVETEHENSLLRRNIERIMEEKDLTVLQKKYLQQEKECLMSKLSEVERDGEAAARQIHALKNTIGRLNLEKHMSSSDINTLTRQKELLLQKLSTFEETNRTLRELLRVQHNRERDAQKILEQQGVLLKRLADSDAEKVQLQMRLQEKEQEVDDLIIQIQAEKDQAKTASELSKSMEAVRGHLQAQLRNKEAENNRLTVQIRNLERNEAQHKAEVELIKEQLKELRQKTDHDKEALKKALRAQKERAERSEEYAEQLSVQLAEKDSYVGEALSTLESWRSRYNKVVKDKSDLELEIVTLNSRMADLLEQQTTLEDRMREDRDDLMDKLHQQTAETTSFKMENERLKASVVPMEEKLNQAQMEVQQLKNSVRNYEGLIETYKSQVLKTRMEADEVTAKLEKCDKENKTLKDEMNKEIELARKQFQNQLAELEKLPEILRITETQLAKCQDQLQSYEKKNVDLSVIIADLRQRIELQGDKMDVTRERYQSAQEEKKQLTLKVEELERKLETTSAQNIEFLQVIAKREESIHQCQLRLEEKTRECSSLARQLEMAIEDAKRQVEQTRERATARERAAQSKMLDLETQLSRIKTELNQLRRNKDDAERRYESRLQDLKDRLEQSESTNRSMQNYVQFLKSSYANVFGESALLGSPGRSRSSP from the exons ATGGGGGAgccgcgggcggcggcggctcggcGGCGGCCCCGGAAGtgcggcggtggcggcgggggcTCGGGCTCGTACCCCTGGTGCTGCCTCCAGGCGTCCGCCGCGCCCCGCAGCCGAGGGCTCTATGGCAgcgccgcccgccgcctccccgccgccggcGAGGACAGCCTGAGGAGGCAGCGGCTGGGGCTGGCCGACGCCGCGTTCGGTTCTTCATG GTTTCCCTCAACCATCAAAAATGAAGTGACTTCAGTCTCTGCACAGAGCACACTGTCAAGAGGAACTAAAAGCCTTACAATAACT caaaagcaaaaacagaaaatgagagggAATACCGTGAATGCACGCCGAACTGTCCGGGTGAAAACTAAGGCCCCCTGGATGCCCCCAGGGAAAACATCTGTCCTGGAATCCACCTACAAATGGGAG GGACCAACTCACCGCCTGGAAATTACACCTCCAGATTCAGAAAAAATGCTGTCAGTGTTGCGTCTGAGTGATCTCTCTACAGATGAGGAGGATGCTGTTTGCTGCAAAATGAACGAGTATGAAAAGAAGATAGATAGCCTGATGAATGCGGTGGGAACACTGAAGAATGAG GCCAAGATGCATAAAAAGGAGCACCAGCAGCTAATGACAAAGCGTCTCCTTGAGGAGCAGAAAGAAGAATTGAATGAGGTCACACAAGAGCTGGTAGAAACAGAGCACGAGAATTCACTGCTCAGGCGCAATATTGAGCGCATAATGGAAGAGAAAGATCTGACTGT GCTACAGAAGAAGTACTTGCAGCAGGAGAAAGAGTGCCTGATGTCCAAGCTGAGTGAGGTTGAGAGGGATGGAGAAGCGGCAGCCAGACAGATCCATGCCTTGAAAAATACAATTGGGAGACTCAACCtt gAGAAACACATGAGCAGCTCAGACATTAACACACTGACAAGACAAAAAgagctgctgctacagaaattgAGTACCTTTGAAGAGACCAACCGGACACTCCGAGAGCTTCTCAGAGTGCAGCATAACCGGGAG AGGGATGCTCAGAAGATATTGGAGCAGCAAGGTGTACTGTTGAAAAGGCTTGCTGACTCAGATGCAGAGAAAGTg caactTCAGATGAGGCTTCAGGAGAAAGAACAAGAGGTGGACGATCTTATCATTCAAATACAGGCAGAAAAG GACCAGGCAAAGACAGCAAGTGAACTCTCAAAATCTATGGAGGCTGTGAGAGGCCATTTACAAGCACAGCTACGAAATAAAGAAGCTGAGAACAACCGTCTGACTGTACAGATCCGG AATCTGGAGCGCAATGAAGCTCAGCATAAGGCGGAGGTGGAACTTATCAAGGAACAACTGAAAGAACTAAGGCAGAAGACAGATCATGATAAAGAGGCCCTGAAGAAAGCTCTCCGTGCACAGAAGGAGCGGGCAGAGCGGAGTGAGGAGTATGCAGAGCAGTTGAGTGTCCAGCTAGCAGAAAAG GACAGTTATGTTGGTGAGGCGCTGTCTACTCTGGAGTCCTGGAGGAGTCGTTACAACAAAGTAGTGAAGGACAAGAGTGACCTTGAACTGGAAATCGTTACGCTGAACAG CCGTATGGCAGACTTGCTGGAACAACAGACAACCCTGGAGGATAGGATGCGGGAGGACAGAGATGACTTGATGGATAAATTGCATCAGCAGACGGCAGAGACCACTTCTTTCAAAATGGAGAATGAAAGGCTAAAG GCTAGTGTGGTCCCAATGGAGGAAAAGCTGAACCAAGCGCAAATGGAAGTACAGCAGCTCAAGAACTCTGTTAGGAACTATGAAGGGTTGATTGAAACCTACAAATCACAG GTGTTGAAAACCCGAATGGAAGCAGATGAAGTGACAGCAAAACTGGAGAAGTGTGATAAAGAGAACAAGACACTAAAGGATGAAATGAACAAGGAGATCGAACTG GCTCGTAAGCAGTTCCAGAACCAGCTTGCTGAACTGGAAAAGCTGCCTGAGATCCTAAGGATCACAGAGACGCAGCTGGCAAAATGTCAGGACCAGCTTCAGAGTTATGAGAAGAAGAATGTGGACCTGTCTGTCATCATCGCAGATCTGCGTCAGCGG ATTGAGCTCCAGGGGGACAAAATGGATGTGACAAGAGAGAGGTATCAATCTGcccaagaggagaaaaagcagctcACCCTGAAGGTGGAGGAGCTAGAAAG AAAACTAGAGACAACGAGCGCCCAGAACATAGAATTCCTTCAGGTCATAGCAAAACGTGAGGAGTCGATCCACCAGTGTCAGCTGCGGTTAGAGGAGAAGACCCGTGAGTGTAGCTCCTTGGCTCGTCAGCTGGAAATGGCCATTGAGGATGCCAAAAGACAA GTTGAACAAACTCGAGAACGAGCAACAGCTAGAGAGAGGGCAGCCCAGTCCAAGATGCTGGATTTGGAGACCCAGCTGAGTAGGATTAAAACAGAGCTGAACCAGTTGCGTCGGAACAAAGATGAT GCAGAGCGACGGTATGAAAGCCGCCTACAGGATTTAAAGGATCGGTTAGAGCAGTCGGAAAGCACTAATCGCAGCATGCAAAACTACGTCCAGTTCCTCAAGTCTTCCTATGCCAATGTTTTTGGAGAAAGTGCCTTGCTGGGCTCTCCTGGCCGCTCTCGTTCATCTCCATGA
- the ODF2 gene encoding outer dense fiber protein 2 isoform X2, whose translation MKNRSSSPPLHVHVDENTPVHVHIKKGQKTTPAKCQQKQKQKMRGNTVNARRTVRVKTKAPWMPPGKTSVLESTYKWEGPTHRLEITPPDSEKMLSVLRLSDLSTDEEDAVCCKMNEYEKKIDSLMNAVGTLKNEAKMHKKEHQQLMTKRLLEEQKEELNEVTQELVETEHENSLLRRNIERIMEEKDLTVLQKKYLQQEKECLMSKLSEVERDGEAAARQIHALKNTIGRLNLEKHMSSSDINTLTRQKELLLQKLSTFEETNRTLRELLRVQHNRERDAQKILEQQGVLLKRLADSDAEKVQLQMRLQEKEQEVDDLIIQIQAEKDQAKTASELSKSMEAVRGHLQAQLRNKEAENNRLTVQIRNLERNEAQHKAEVELIKEQLKELRQKTDHDKEALKKALRAQKERAERSEEYAEQLSVQLAEKDSYVGEALSTLESWRSRYNKVVKDKSDLELEIVTLNSRMADLLEQQTTLEDRMREDRDDLMDKLHQQTAETTSFKMENERLKASVVPMEEKLNQAQMEVQQLKNSVRNYEGLIETYKSQVLKTRMEADEVTAKLEKCDKENKTLKDEMNKEIELARKQFQNQLAELEKLPEILRITETQLAKCQDQLQSYEKKNVDLSVIIADLRQRIELQGDKMDVTRERYQSAQEEKKQLTLKVEELERKLETTSAQNIEFLQVIAKREESIHQCQLRLEEKTRECSSLARQLEMAIEDAKRQVEQTRERATARERAAQSKMLDLETQLSRIKTELNQLRRNKDDAERRYESRLQDLKDRLEQSESTNRSMQNYVQFLKSSYANVFGESALLGSPGRSRSSP comes from the exons ATGAAGAACCGTTCCTCATCTCCCCCTTTGCACGTCCATGTGGATGAAAACACCCCTGTCCATGTCCATATTAAAAAGGGTCAGAAAACCACACCTGCAAAATGCCAG caaaagcaaaaacagaaaatgagagggAATACCGTGAATGCACGCCGAACTGTCCGGGTGAAAACTAAGGCCCCCTGGATGCCCCCAGGGAAAACATCTGTCCTGGAATCCACCTACAAATGGGAG GGACCAACTCACCGCCTGGAAATTACACCTCCAGATTCAGAAAAAATGCTGTCAGTGTTGCGTCTGAGTGATCTCTCTACAGATGAGGAGGATGCTGTTTGCTGCAAAATGAACGAGTATGAAAAGAAGATAGATAGCCTGATGAATGCGGTGGGAACACTGAAGAATGAG GCCAAGATGCATAAAAAGGAGCACCAGCAGCTAATGACAAAGCGTCTCCTTGAGGAGCAGAAAGAAGAATTGAATGAGGTCACACAAGAGCTGGTAGAAACAGAGCACGAGAATTCACTGCTCAGGCGCAATATTGAGCGCATAATGGAAGAGAAAGATCTGACTGT GCTACAGAAGAAGTACTTGCAGCAGGAGAAAGAGTGCCTGATGTCCAAGCTGAGTGAGGTTGAGAGGGATGGAGAAGCGGCAGCCAGACAGATCCATGCCTTGAAAAATACAATTGGGAGACTCAACCtt gAGAAACACATGAGCAGCTCAGACATTAACACACTGACAAGACAAAAAgagctgctgctacagaaattgAGTACCTTTGAAGAGACCAACCGGACACTCCGAGAGCTTCTCAGAGTGCAGCATAACCGGGAG AGGGATGCTCAGAAGATATTGGAGCAGCAAGGTGTACTGTTGAAAAGGCTTGCTGACTCAGATGCAGAGAAAGTg caactTCAGATGAGGCTTCAGGAGAAAGAACAAGAGGTGGACGATCTTATCATTCAAATACAGGCAGAAAAG GACCAGGCAAAGACAGCAAGTGAACTCTCAAAATCTATGGAGGCTGTGAGAGGCCATTTACAAGCACAGCTACGAAATAAAGAAGCTGAGAACAACCGTCTGACTGTACAGATCCGG AATCTGGAGCGCAATGAAGCTCAGCATAAGGCGGAGGTGGAACTTATCAAGGAACAACTGAAAGAACTAAGGCAGAAGACAGATCATGATAAAGAGGCCCTGAAGAAAGCTCTCCGTGCACAGAAGGAGCGGGCAGAGCGGAGTGAGGAGTATGCAGAGCAGTTGAGTGTCCAGCTAGCAGAAAAG GACAGTTATGTTGGTGAGGCGCTGTCTACTCTGGAGTCCTGGAGGAGTCGTTACAACAAAGTAGTGAAGGACAAGAGTGACCTTGAACTGGAAATCGTTACGCTGAACAG CCGTATGGCAGACTTGCTGGAACAACAGACAACCCTGGAGGATAGGATGCGGGAGGACAGAGATGACTTGATGGATAAATTGCATCAGCAGACGGCAGAGACCACTTCTTTCAAAATGGAGAATGAAAGGCTAAAG GCTAGTGTGGTCCCAATGGAGGAAAAGCTGAACCAAGCGCAAATGGAAGTACAGCAGCTCAAGAACTCTGTTAGGAACTATGAAGGGTTGATTGAAACCTACAAATCACAG GTGTTGAAAACCCGAATGGAAGCAGATGAAGTGACAGCAAAACTGGAGAAGTGTGATAAAGAGAACAAGACACTAAAGGATGAAATGAACAAGGAGATCGAACTG GCTCGTAAGCAGTTCCAGAACCAGCTTGCTGAACTGGAAAAGCTGCCTGAGATCCTAAGGATCACAGAGACGCAGCTGGCAAAATGTCAGGACCAGCTTCAGAGTTATGAGAAGAAGAATGTGGACCTGTCTGTCATCATCGCAGATCTGCGTCAGCGG ATTGAGCTCCAGGGGGACAAAATGGATGTGACAAGAGAGAGGTATCAATCTGcccaagaggagaaaaagcagctcACCCTGAAGGTGGAGGAGCTAGAAAG AAAACTAGAGACAACGAGCGCCCAGAACATAGAATTCCTTCAGGTCATAGCAAAACGTGAGGAGTCGATCCACCAGTGTCAGCTGCGGTTAGAGGAGAAGACCCGTGAGTGTAGCTCCTTGGCTCGTCAGCTGGAAATGGCCATTGAGGATGCCAAAAGACAA GTTGAACAAACTCGAGAACGAGCAACAGCTAGAGAGAGGGCAGCCCAGTCCAAGATGCTGGATTTGGAGACCCAGCTGAGTAGGATTAAAACAGAGCTGAACCAGTTGCGTCGGAACAAAGATGAT GCAGAGCGACGGTATGAAAGCCGCCTACAGGATTTAAAGGATCGGTTAGAGCAGTCGGAAAGCACTAATCGCAGCATGCAAAACTACGTCCAGTTCCTCAAGTCTTCCTATGCCAATGTTTTTGGAGAAAGTGCCTTGCTGGGCTCTCCTGGCCGCTCTCGTTCATCTCCATGA